The Thermobifida halotolerans sequence GTGGTCCGGCGGTTCGGCGCCCGCGTCGACCCGGAGAAGTCCGAGATCCGCGTCGACGGCATGCGCGTGGTCACCTCGACCGACCTGCGCTACTACGCGCTGAACAAGCCGCGCGGCGTCGTCAGCACCATGGACGACCCGCAGGGGCGGCCCACCCTCGCCGACTACGCCGGGCAGAGCGACGAGCGACTGTTCCACGTCGGCCGCCTCGACACCGAGACCGAGGGCCTCATCCTGCTCACCAACGACGGCGAGCTGGCCAACCGGCTCACCCACCCCCGCTACAAGGTCGTCAAGACCTACATCGCGAAGGTGCCGGGGCCGGTGCCGCGCGAGGTCGTCAGGCGGGTCCGCGGGGGCGTGGAGCTCGACGACGGATTCGTCGAGGTCGACTCCTTCCGCGTGGTGGACAACGTCGAACCCAAGGCGCTGGTCGAGATCCGGCTGCACGAGGGACGCAAGCACATCGTGCGGCGTCTCATGGAGGCCGTCGGCCACCCCGTGTCGGACCTCGCGCGCACCCAGATCGGACCGGTCGGACTCAACAACCTCAAGGTCGGTACGGTGAGGGCGCTGACCTCGAAGGAGATCAGCGAGCTCTACACTGCCGCAGGGATGTAGCCCAAGGATTCGGGAGGACGAGAAAAGTGGCGGTACGAGCGATCCGCGGTGCGGTCCAGGTCGACGCGGACGAACGCGACCTCGTGTTGGAGGCCACCGCGGAGCTGGTCTCGGAGATCATGCGCCGGAACGAGCTGGGCACCGACGACTTCGTCAGCGTGCTGTTCACCGCCACCCCGGATCTGACCTCGGAGTTTCCGGCGCTGGCCGCGCGCAAGCTCGGGTTCACCGACGTCCCCCTGATGTGCGCGGCCGAGATCGCGGTACCGCATGCGCTGCCCCGCGTGGTCCGTCTCATGGCGCACGTCGAGACCGACCGTCCCCGCGCCGAGCTGCACCACGTCTACCTGCGCGGTGCCCAGGCCCTGCGGCTCGACATCGCGCAGTAGACGGCGGTGCGGGGCGCGCCCCGCACCGTCACGGGTCGCCGCCGGTTGCCCTAGCCTGGACGGCAACCGGATGCGGACAGCCGAAAGCGGGAGACGAGGACATGGTCGAAAGCGCGGTCGTGGTGGGGGCCGGGCTGATCGGAACGTCGATCGCGTTGGCGCTGGGGCGGCACGGCGTCGACGTGGCGTTGAGCGACCGCGACCCGGCGGCGCTGCGCCTGGCCTGCGACCTGGGAGCCGGGCGCGCCCTGCCGGAGGCCCCCGCCGCTCCCGCCGACGTCGCGGTGATCGCGGTGCCGCCGAGCGTGGTCCCCGCCGCGTTGTACGACGCCCAGGACCGCGGCCTCGCCCACGTCTACACCGACGTGGCCAGCGTCAAGACCTCCGTGATCACCTGGGCGGAGGCGCTCGGCTGCGACCTGGCCAGCTACGTTCCCGGCCACCCCATGGGCGGACGGGAGAAGCAGGGGCCGGGCGCGGCGCGCGCCGACCTGTTCCTGGGGCGCTCCTGGGCGCTGTGCCCCACTGCCAAGACCGATCCCACCGCGGTGGAGACCGTCACCCGCCTCGCCGAACTGTGCGGAGCCGACCCGCTCCTCGTCGACGAGGCCGCGCACGACCGGGCGGTGGCGCTGGTCTCGCACGCCCCCCACGCCGTCTCGGCGGCGGTGGCCGCGCGGCTGCTCGACGGCGACGCGACCGCGCTCGCCCTGGCCGGGCAGGGCGTGCGCGACATGACCCGCATCGCCGGGGGAGACCCCGACCTGTGGGTGGAGATCCTGGGCCACAACGCCGGTCCCGTGGCCGCCGTCCTGGAGCGGGTCGCCGCCGACCTGTCCGCCGCGGCCGCCGCGCTGCGCTCCGCGTCCCCCGGCGGGGTCGGCGACCTGCTGGAGCGCGGCAGGGCCGGGCACGCGCGCATCCCCGGAAAGCACGGCGCCCACCGCACCCCCGACTACGCGGTGCTGTCGGTGGTCATCCCCGACGAACCCGGCGCCCTGGGGCGGTTGTTCGCCGCCGCGGCGGAGGCGGGCGTCAATGTCGAGGACGTGCGCATCGACCACTCCCCGGGACTGCCGCTGGGCGTGGCGCAGTTGTCGGTGGTGCCCGCGGCGCAGGAGCGCCTGGCCCGCGCCCTGACCGAGAGCGGCTGGTCGGTGCACACCTGACCCGCCGAAGGGCCGGGGCCGTCGCGCGACGGTGGCGGAGACGGGCCCGGCGACCGGTAATCTGAACCGGAAAGACAACAAAGGCGGACGTTGTGCGAGAAGAGGTAGACGTGAACGGGCAGGGGCACGGCGGCGGACTCGTCATCGCCATCGACGGTCCTTCGGGGTCGGGCAAGTCCAGCACGGCCAAGGGCGTCGCCCGGGCACGTGACCTGAGGTACCTCGACACCGGCGCGATGTACCGCGCCATGACGTGGTGGATGCTGACCCACGGGATCGACGTCGCCGACGCCGGGGCGGTCGCCGAGGCCGCCGAGTGCCCGGTCATCACCATGGGAACCGACCCCGACGCGCCCGCCGTCCGCGTCGACGGGGTGGACGTGGCCGGGGCGATCCGCACCGACGAGGTCACCTCCAACGTCAGCGCGGTCAGCGCCGTGCCCAGGGTGCGGGAACTGCTCGTGGCCCGTCAGCGCGAGATCATCGCCGAGGCGCGCGTCGCCTCTTCCGGCATCGTCGTGGAGGGGCGCGACATCACCACCGTGGTGGCGCCCGACGCTCCGGTGAAGCTCTTCCTGACCGCCAGCGCCGAGGCCCGCGCGCAGCGGCGCAGCAGGGAGGTGCGGGCCGCCGACGTCGCGGCCACCCAGGCGGCCCTGGCCCGACGCGACCGGCTCGACTCCACCCGCTCGGTGTCCCCGCTGACGCAGACCGCAGACGCCACCGAGCTGGACACCACCGGCCTGTCCCTGGACGAGGTCGTCGCGCTCGTCGTCAAACTCGCCGACGAGGCGCGGGCGTCGGCCGCCTGACAACATCCGTGGTCCCGCCGGGGCCGCGGCACCCGCGCCGCAGCGGCGCGGGCAACACGGTCCTCACGGCACGCATCCTGGGCGCGTGGGGACACCGCTACCGGGAGTGTGTGATGAGTGACATCGTCAATACGGCCACCAGTGACGAGGAGACCCCCGTCAAGCCTGTGGTGGCCGTGGTGGGACGCCCCAACGTGGGCAAGTCGTCCCTGGTCAACAGGATCATCGGCCGTCGTGAGGCGGTCGTGGAGGACGTTCCCGGGGTCACCCGCGACCGGGTGGCCTACGACGCCACCTGGCAGGGACGCGAGTTCACCCTGGTCGACACCGGAGGGTGGGAGACCACCGCCAGCGGTCTGGCCGCGATGGTGGCCCGCCAGGCCGAGTACGCGGCCGAGACCGCCGACGTGATCCTGTTCGTGGTGGACGCCACCGTCGGCATCACCGACGCCGACGAGGCCGTCACCCGCGTGCTGCGCGGCACCAGGCGGCCCGTGGTGCTGGCCGCGAACAAGGTGGACGGGCCGATGAGCGAAGCCGACGCGCTGGAGCTGTGGAACCTGGGTGTGGGGGAGCCGTACCCGGTCAGCGCGCTGCACGGCCGCGGCACCGGGGACCTGCTGGACGCGGTGCTCGCGGCGATGCCCAAGGAGGCGCCCCGCGAGTCCGAACCCGTCGAGGGCGGGCCGCGCCGCGTGGCCTTGGTGGGGCGGCCCAACGTCGGCAAGTCCAGCCTGCTCAACCGGCTCGCCGGGGAGGAGCGGGTGGTGGTGGACGCGGTGGCGGGCACCACCCGCGACGCCGTCGACGAGCTCGTCGAGCTGGGCGGCAGGATCTGGAAGTTCATCGACACCGCCGGGATCCGGCGCAGGTTCCGCGCGCTGCAGGGCGCCGACTACTACGCCACGATGCGCACGAGCACCGCGCTGGAGCGCGCCGAGGTCGCCGTCGTGCTGCTGGACGTCAGCGAGCCGCTGGCCGACCAGGACATCCGGATCGTGGAGCAGGTCGTCGACGCCGGGCGGGCGCTGGTGCTGGCGTTCAACAAGTGGGACCTGCTGGAGGAGGAGCGCCGCTACTACCTGGAGAAGGAGATCGACCGCCAGTTGGCGCGGGTCAGTTGGGCGCCGCGCGTCAACATCTCCGCGAAGACCGGGCGGAACGTCGAGAAGCTGGTTCCCGCCATCGAGCAGGGGCTGGCCGGTTGGGACACCCGCATTCCCACGGGACGCCTCAACGCCTGGTTCAAGGAACTGGTCGCGGCCACCCCGCCGCCCTCACGCGGCGGCAGGCAGCCCAAGATCCTGTTCGCCACCCAGGCCGACACCCGGCCGCCGCACATCGTGATGTTCACGACCGGGTTCCTGGGGGACAACTACCGCCGGTTCGTGGAGCGGAGGCTGCGTGAGGACTTCGGGTTCGAGGGCACGCCCGTCAAGGTGAGCATGCGCATCCGCGAGAAGAAGGGCGGGAAGGCCGCCCAGGGGGCGCGGGGCAGGCGGCGCTGACGGCGCCGGTCGTGACGGTGGCGGGTCCCGTCCTCCGACGGGGCCCGCCACCGCTCAGACCGGGACCGCGGCGGCCACCGCCGCGGCGACGAACACCACCTGCAGGACCGTGCGCAGCGGCAGCGGGGTGACGGGGCGTCCGGCCAGGGTGAGGCCGCGGCGGGCGGCGGAGACGTTCGCGGGGAACATGGCGAGCATCAGCAGGGCCAGGCAGAGCGCGGCGTGGGGGGCGAGCGGGGGGAGGAGCAGGGCCGCGGCTCCGACGAGTTCCAGTACACCGGTGACGGTGACCAGCAGGGCGGGGCGGGGGAGGCGGGGCGGGACCATCGCGACGAGGTCGCCGCGCCGGGGTTGGACGAAGTGCGCGGTTGCGGTGACGACGAACATCAGTGCGAGGCCGCCGCGCAGCGCGGTCTGCCAGTGGTCGAGGGCGTCGACACCGGCGAGGCCGAGTAGGCGGAGCACGACGAATCCGCCGACCAGGGCGATGAGGGGCGCCATGAGAACTCCTTTGTCTTGACATTGACAAGATCGCATCCGGAGAGAAACTTGTCAATGGAAAGATGTGGTGCGGAGTCGTGACGCCCACCATGACGGAAGGACGTGAGGGACATCGGAGCCCGCAGCTACCACCACGGGGACCTGAGGCGGACCGTGCTGAACGAGGCGGTCGCGGCGATCGCCGAATCGGGGCCGTCCGGCTGGAGCCTGCGCGAACTGGCCCGCCGCGCCGGGGTCTCCCACGCCGCGCCCGCCCACCACTTCGGCGACAGGACCGGACTGCTCACCGCGGTCGCCGCCGAGGGGTTCGACCTGCTCGCCGAGGCGCTGAACGGCGCGGGCGACGACCTGCTCGACGTGGGCGTGGCCTACGTGCGCTTCGCCGCCACCCACCGGGCCCACTTCGAGGTGATGTTCCGCCCCGGTCTGTACCGGGCCGACGACCCCGCGGTGACCGCAGCCCGGGCGCGGTCCCGTGACGTCCTCCACGGCAGGCTCCGGGCCCTGCCGGATCGGCCCGCCGACGGGGACACCGCCGCCCTGGCCGCCTGGTCGATCGTGCACGGCTTCGCCGAGCTGTGGCTCAGCGGCGCCCTGCCCGACGACCTGGGAGCCGATCCCGCGGCGGCGGCCCGCCCCGTCATCTCGCTGCTGTTCGACCGGTGAGCCGCCCGGCCGTGGAACGGATCCGGCCGGGCGGCCCGCGCGGTCACACGGTCAGCACGATCTTTCCGGCCGTGCGGCCGTCCTGGCCGGTCCGGTGGGCCTCGGCGGCCCGGTCCAGCGGCAGCGTCTCCGCGACCACCGGCCGCAGCCTCCCCGACTCGACCAGGTCGGTGATCCGCTCCAGGGCCGCGTGGTCGGGCTCCACCATGAGAGCCGCGCCGCGCACGCCCACCGCCGCCGCCTTGGCCGCGACCTCCTCGGCCGAGAACGGCTCCGGCACGTTGACGTACCATCCGCCCCGGCGCAGCACCCGCAGGGAGCGGTCGACGTAGTCGCCGCCGACCAGGTCCACGACGACGTCCACGTCCGCGACGGCCTCGGTGAAGTCCCGTGCCGTGTAGTCGATCAGCTCGTCGGCGCCCAGCTCCCGCAGCAGCGCGTGCTTGCCCGCGCTGGCGGTGCCGATGACGTGGGCGCCCAGTGCCCCGGCGATCTGGACCGCCAGGTGGCCGACCCCGCCCGCCGCCGCGTGGACGAGCACCCGGTCCCCGGGGCGTACGTGGGCGATGTCGACCAGTGCCTGCCAGGCGGTCAGCCCGGCCAGCGGAACGGCGGCCGCGTGCACGTGGTCGAGACCGCGGGGCTTGCGGGCGAAGTGGCGCGCGGGCGCGCTGACGTACTCGGAGTAGCCGTGGGCGGGGGAGGGGAACCGCGGCATGCCGTACACCTCGTCGCCCACCGAGAACCGGGTCACGCCGGGGGCGATCTCGGCCACCACGCCGGAGACGTCCCAGCCGACGGTGAAGGGCGGGGTGAGCCAGTAGCCGTGCTCCCGGATCTTCCAGTCGATGGGGTTGACGCCCGCGGCGCGTACCTCGACCACCACCTCGGTCAGCCCCGGGGCGGGACGCTCGACTTCGGTCATCTGCAGAACTTCCGGTCCGCCCAGGACGTCCTGGCGGACCGTGCGCATGGTTGCTGTCACGCGTCCCAGCATCCCGAACACCGGTATCCGGTGTGAAGAAGGTACTTTGCTGATATATAGGTACCTCATGGATACCATTCCTGACCTGCGTAGCTGGGGAGGGGCCGACGCCTACCTGCGTACCTGCGCCTCCCGTGCCGTCCTGGACGTCATCGCGAACAAGTGGGTGTGCCTCGTCCTCGGCGCGCTGCGGGAGGAGACGATGCGCTTCGGGCAACTGCGCCGCCGACTGGACGGGATCACGCAGAAGATGCTCACCAAGACCCTGCGGGAACTGGAACGCGACGGCCTGGTGCACCGGGCCGTCTACCCCACGGTCCCGCCCCGGGTGGAGTACCGTCTCACCGAACTCGGTCAGAATCTGGGAAGACTCATGACCGAGATCCGAGTCTGGGCGGAGGAGCACATGCCCGAGATCCAGGAGGCCCGCGAACGCTACGACGAACGCGCGGCGCAGGATCCGATGCCGGTGTGAGCGCACGTCCGGAGAGACGCGGTGGAGGAGGAACCGATGGAGCGGATTCTGGTCAGTGCCTGCCTGATGGGCCGGGAGGTGCGTTTCGACGGACGGGCCAAACCCACCGACCACGAGATCTTCCTGCGCTGGCGGGACGAGGGGCGGCTCATCCCGTTCTGCCCCGAGGTCGTCGGCGGCCTGCCGGTCCCCAGGCCGCCCGCCGAGATCGAGGGCGCCCGGGGCGCCCGCGCCGTCCTGGAGGGACAGGCGCGCATCCGCACCCCCGAGGGCCGCGACGTCACGGCCTTCTTCCTCGCCGGAGCCCGGGCCGCCCTGAACGCCGCCCGGGAGCAGGGGGTGCGCATGGCCGTGCTGAAGGAGAACAGCCCGTCCTGCGGCGTCCACCGGGTCTTCGACGGCTCCTTCAGCGGAACCAGGACCCCCGGAGCAGGGCTGACCACCCTGCTGCTGCGCGACCACGGCATCGACGTCTTCACCGAGGACGAACTCCCCCAGGCCGAGGCCCGCCTGACCGAACTGGAGGCGGCCTCCCCCTGAGGGCCGCACGGACAGCCGGGGGCGTGGCTCCACAGAACCCGGCGCACACCACCACCTCCGATGAACCCGGTACGGAACAGCCCACGGTGTCCAAGCGGGGTGGAGGCTGCTGACGGGATTTCGGGGCAGGCCCTCCTCGTCCCCGGACGGGCGTGGACCTCACGTCCGGACCGCGGCGGTGCGGTCACGGGAGCGGGTCTGCGGCAAGCGAGACCACGGCACCGAGTGCGGCGGCGGCGTCG is a genomic window containing:
- the aroH gene encoding chorismate mutase encodes the protein MAVRAIRGAVQVDADERDLVLEATAELVSEIMRRNELGTDDFVSVLFTATPDLTSEFPALAARKLGFTDVPLMCAAEIAVPHALPRVVRLMAHVETDRPRAELHHVYLRGAQALRLDIAQ
- a CDS encoding prephenate dehydrogenase; protein product: MVESAVVVGAGLIGTSIALALGRHGVDVALSDRDPAALRLACDLGAGRALPEAPAAPADVAVIAVPPSVVPAALYDAQDRGLAHVYTDVASVKTSVITWAEALGCDLASYVPGHPMGGREKQGPGAARADLFLGRSWALCPTAKTDPTAVETVTRLAELCGADPLLVDEAAHDRAVALVSHAPHAVSAAVAARLLDGDATALALAGQGVRDMTRIAGGDPDLWVEILGHNAGPVAAVLERVAADLSAAAAALRSASPGGVGDLLERGRAGHARIPGKHGAHRTPDYAVLSVVIPDEPGALGRLFAAAAEAGVNVEDVRIDHSPGLPLGVAQLSVVPAAQERLARALTESGWSVHT
- the cmk gene encoding (d)CMP kinase, which codes for MREEVDVNGQGHGGGLVIAIDGPSGSGKSSTAKGVARARDLRYLDTGAMYRAMTWWMLTHGIDVADAGAVAEAAECPVITMGTDPDAPAVRVDGVDVAGAIRTDEVTSNVSAVSAVPRVRELLVARQREIIAEARVASSGIVVEGRDITTVVAPDAPVKLFLTASAEARAQRRSREVRAADVAATQAALARRDRLDSTRSVSPLTQTADATELDTTGLSLDEVVALVVKLADEARASAA
- the der gene encoding ribosome biogenesis GTPase Der translates to MSDIVNTATSDEETPVKPVVAVVGRPNVGKSSLVNRIIGRREAVVEDVPGVTRDRVAYDATWQGREFTLVDTGGWETTASGLAAMVARQAEYAAETADVILFVVDATVGITDADEAVTRVLRGTRRPVVLAANKVDGPMSEADALELWNLGVGEPYPVSALHGRGTGDLLDAVLAAMPKEAPRESEPVEGGPRRVALVGRPNVGKSSLLNRLAGEERVVVDAVAGTTRDAVDELVELGGRIWKFIDTAGIRRRFRALQGADYYATMRTSTALERAEVAVVLLDVSEPLADQDIRIVEQVVDAGRALVLAFNKWDLLEEERRYYLEKEIDRQLARVSWAPRVNISAKTGRNVEKLVPAIEQGLAGWDTRIPTGRLNAWFKELVAATPPPSRGGRQPKILFATQADTRPPHIVMFTTGFLGDNYRRFVERRLREDFGFEGTPVKVSMRIREKKGGKAAQGARGRRR
- a CDS encoding DoxX family protein; the encoded protein is MAPLIALVGGFVVLRLLGLAGVDALDHWQTALRGGLALMFVVTATAHFVQPRRGDLVAMVPPRLPRPALLVTVTGVLELVGAAALLLPPLAPHAALCLALLMLAMFPANVSAARRGLTLAGRPVTPLPLRTVLQVVFVAAAVAAAVPV
- a CDS encoding TetR/AcrR family transcriptional regulator, which gives rise to MRDIGARSYHHGDLRRTVLNEAVAAIAESGPSGWSLRELARRAGVSHAAPAHHFGDRTGLLTAVAAEGFDLLAEALNGAGDDLLDVGVAYVRFAATHRAHFEVMFRPGLYRADDPAVTAARARSRDVLHGRLRALPDRPADGDTAALAAWSIVHGFAELWLSGALPDDLGADPAAAARPVISLLFDR
- a CDS encoding NADP-dependent oxidoreductase — protein: MTEVERPAPGLTEVVVEVRAAGVNPIDWKIREHGYWLTPPFTVGWDVSGVVAEIAPGVTRFSVGDEVYGMPRFPSPAHGYSEYVSAPARHFARKPRGLDHVHAAAVPLAGLTAWQALVDIAHVRPGDRVLVHAAAGGVGHLAVQIAGALGAHVIGTASAGKHALLRELGADELIDYTARDFTEAVADVDVVVDLVGGDYVDRSLRVLRRGGWYVNVPEPFSAEEVAAKAAAVGVRGAALMVEPDHAALERITDLVESGRLRPVVAETLPLDRAAEAHRTGQDGRTAGKIVLTV
- a CDS encoding winged helix-turn-helix transcriptional regulator — encoded protein: MDTIPDLRSWGGADAYLRTCASRAVLDVIANKWVCLVLGALREETMRFGQLRRRLDGITQKMLTKTLRELERDGLVHRAVYPTVPPRVEYRLTELGQNLGRLMTEIRVWAEEHMPEIQEARERYDERAAQDPMPV
- a CDS encoding DUF523 domain-containing protein, yielding MERILVSACLMGREVRFDGRAKPTDHEIFLRWRDEGRLIPFCPEVVGGLPVPRPPAEIEGARGARAVLEGQARIRTPEGRDVTAFFLAGARAALNAAREQGVRMAVLKENSPSCGVHRVFDGSFSGTRTPGAGLTTLLLRDHGIDVFTEDELPQAEARLTELEAASP